ATCACCACCTTCACATACAAGTAAATCTCCTTTCATTACACCATATTTTTTTAACTCTATTTCTTTAAAGTACATTTTTTTTAAATTATCAAGTTCAAATCTATCCCAATACAAATTTGAAGTTGTGATATATTCTAATTCAATGCCTTCTCTATTCGCTCTATTCAAAGCCTTTCCAGTGTTATGTTGAAAAATTGTTCCAACTCTTACCCATTTCCAAGTTTCTGGGATATCGAATGGAATTTCATCTTCATTTATTTCTTCTTGTGATTTTTGTTTTTTTATCTTGCCTTCTTCTACAAGTTTCTTTTTTTCTTTCTGTATTTTTTCAAAGAGTTCCGCTCCTGTTCCTTCTTCAGGTCTTTGGTCTACTAATTTACCTTCTATAGCTCTTTGTAATATAGAATTTTTTAATTCTTGCGGTGTCATTATTGCTCTCCAAGTAGTTTTGTTATTTGATCGAGTATTTTATCAATATTTGCATTGAGGGTTTGTCTTTGTTCTTGATATTCATAGATCAAATCCATCGGGTCTAGAATTATTTCTTCTTCGTGAGGGTATCCGCATTGGTCGAGGTTGTAGTTTTGGTCTACTATTTCTTGGGCTGTGAATTTCTTGGATTTGTAGAACCCATCTATTTCTATTTCTTCACGATTATTCCACCAGTCAACAACTTTATCAAAATGTTCCAGCTTCATTGGTTTTGTCTTGGAGAAATTCTTGTAGCCTTCTGGCATGTCCATTCTATAATACCAAGTTTCTTTAGTTTTCCCTGTATTGTCGAAGAAAAGTATATTCGTTGTTATTGATGTATATGGTGCGAATACACTGTTAGGCATCCTTATAATTGTGTGCAGGTTGAACTTATTGATAAGATTTTTTTTGATATTTATTTTTGCATTATCTGATCCAAATAAAAATCCATCTGGTAGTATGACTGCTGCTCTTCCATTTTCTTTTAACCTGTACATTATTACCGACATGAATAAATCTGCTGTTTCAGAACTTGCCAAATCTTGTGGAAAGTGGTTTTTTACGTCTTCTTTTTCTGACCCGCCATATGGTGGATTCATCAGTATTACATCAAACTTATCTTCGTCTGTGTAATCTAATATATCTTTTAGTAGTGAATTATCATGGTAAATATTGGGTACATCTAGGTCATGTATGAGCATATTCGTGATACAAAGCATATATGGAAATTGTTTCTTTTCAATTCCATAAATAGAATTGCTATAAGCTTCTTCATCAGCAACTGTTTTTACTTGTTTTTTTAATTCTTTTAACCAAGAAGTCAAAAATCCCCCTGTTCCACATGCGAAATCCGCCATTTTTTCCCCAATTTTTGGTTTAATCATTATAGCCATCAAATCTGTAACTGCACGTGGAGTGTAGAATTCTCCTGATGATCCAGCGCTTTGA
This Finegoldia magna ATCC 53516 DNA region includes the following protein-coding sequences:
- a CDS encoding HsdM family class I SAM-dependent methyltransferase, with the protein product MINLSGFVKKLRDIMRNDSGINGDAQRIEQIAWMLFLKVYDSKEDDWEIDNINYESIIPDEYRWVNWAHDDKTGKALTGDELLEFVNNGLFPTLKNLQVDMDTPINKAIVKTTFEDANNYMKDGVLLRQVINVIDEIDFSDYEESHAFGDIYESILKELQSAGSSGEFYTPRAVTDLMAIMIKPKIGEKMADFACGTGGFLTSWLKELKKQVKTVADEEAYSNSIYGIEKKQFPYMLCITNMLIHDLDVPNIYHDNSLLKDILDYTDEDKFDVILMNPPYGGSEKEDVKNHFPQDLASSETADLFMSVIMYRLKENGRAAVILPDGFLFGSDNAKINIKKNLINKFNLHTIIRMPNSVFAPYTSITTNILFFDNTGKTKETWYYRMDMPEGYKNFSKTKPMKLEHFDKVVDWWNNREEIEIDGFYKSKKFTAQEIVDQNYNLDQCGYPHEEEIILDPMDLIYEYQEQRQTLNANIDKILDQITKLLGEQ